One region of Collinsella aerofaciens ATCC 25986 genomic DNA includes:
- a CDS encoding type II toxin-antitoxin system HipA family toxin yields MATTSLRTIICGAPAGTLMQDESGLVSFVYDQDYDGPALSTNIPVSNRTYGQQVMNPYLFGLLPDSEDQRKAIAAEFDVRPNNAVALLSHIGLDCPGGVQFCAEEDIDAVLHRTGEYRPIDDHEIALRLKSIRDDREASWMGLDESWSLGGNQGKFALALIDGRWCECVGSSPTTHIFKNGVIGFKLEALNEFVCMKSAQRAGIATANVEYRLFEDEPALIVERYDRVKVKDGTIMRLHQEDLCQALGVMPAQKYTADGGPTARDIQELLVTTSHHQLNLHLFTQILFFNAIIGAPDAHAKNYSLLLGNGGTAMMARMYDVASGLAYERMRRRARLAMSVGGENRVGRIGPGAIRRYHGMGDPALEAALTDAGLSEKFCFATMMDLAYEVPICMEEVMDEYANLPGMADLREHMLGPVRENCQRTLDLIKADMG; encoded by the coding sequence ATGGCCACCACATCGCTTCGGACTATTATTTGCGGTGCACCCGCAGGAACGCTCATGCAAGATGAGAGCGGTCTGGTCAGTTTTGTCTACGATCAAGATTATGACGGGCCAGCCCTATCGACCAACATTCCCGTATCAAATCGCACATACGGCCAACAGGTCATGAATCCGTACTTGTTTGGCCTTCTGCCCGACAGCGAGGACCAACGAAAAGCGATTGCTGCCGAATTCGACGTTAGACCCAACAATGCCGTTGCGCTGCTCAGCCATATCGGACTCGACTGTCCGGGCGGAGTGCAGTTTTGCGCCGAAGAAGATATCGACGCCGTCTTGCATCGCACTGGCGAATACCGCCCTATAGACGACCACGAGATTGCCTTGCGCCTCAAGTCGATCAGAGATGACCGCGAGGCATCGTGGATGGGCCTAGATGAAAGTTGGTCACTTGGAGGCAATCAGGGCAAGTTCGCTCTCGCACTCATAGACGGTCGCTGGTGCGAATGCGTGGGCTCCTCGCCCACGACGCATATTTTCAAAAATGGCGTCATCGGATTTAAACTTGAGGCTCTTAATGAGTTTGTCTGCATGAAAAGCGCCCAGCGCGCGGGTATCGCAACGGCGAACGTTGAGTATCGCTTATTTGAGGACGAACCCGCCCTCATTGTTGAGCGCTATGACCGTGTGAAAGTCAAAGACGGAACAATCATGCGTCTACACCAAGAAGACCTCTGTCAGGCTCTTGGAGTGATGCCCGCTCAAAAGTACACGGCAGACGGCGGCCCGACCGCACGCGACATTCAAGAGCTCCTCGTAACTACGAGCCACCATCAACTTAACCTGCATCTGTTTACGCAGATACTGTTCTTCAACGCCATTATCGGCGCACCGGATGCGCATGCGAAAAACTATTCCCTGCTCCTTGGAAACGGCGGCACAGCTATGATGGCCCGTATGTATGACGTTGCATCGGGGCTGGCATACGAGCGCATGCGCCGCCGGGCGCGCCTTGCCATGAGCGTTGGCGGCGAAAATCGTGTGGGGCGCATCGGTCCAGGCGCTATCCGCCGATACCACGGTATGGGTGACCCCGCATTGGAAGCGGCGCTCACCGACGCCGGGCTATCCGAGAAGTTTTGCTTTGCGACCATGATGGACCTCGCCTACGAGGTACCCATTTGTATGGAAGAGGTCATGGACGAATACGCTAACCTGCCCGGCATGGCGGACCTGCGCGAGCATATGCTCGGCCCCGTCCGTGAAAACTGCCAGCGCACCCTCGACCTCATCAAGGCGGATATGGGCTAG
- a CDS encoding aminoacyl-histidine dipeptidase — protein MDYKITGYEPAQLFHFFEEVSAIPRGSGNEKGISDFLVAFAKERGLDVYQDEVYNVIIRKPASAGAEHAPTVMLQGHIDMVCDKLGSVEHDFTTDGIDLVVKDGVLTANGTTLGADNGIAVALMLTVLNDDSIVHPALECVFTTDEETGLVGAETLDKSQISARTMINLDSEEEGVATVSCAGGVVVTYNCPIAREHKTGSTLTLDISGLLGGHSGSDINLERGNGNLIMARIIDRLMVAGEPAIVSFNGGTKDNAINRECKAVLVYADHAAAEAAAQIAKGIIADVTAELEVFDPGFTCTVEIADDAEVEAMDQKSALALIRALRLAPNGVIRRNVATDGSVEVSSNIGVVATSDDEVKIMLSPRSSITSLQNEFKDRLQTLADVLGFDAKFEFEYPGWSYAEHSPVRDVFVESYRELFGSELRIESIHAGLECGLFAEALHGLDAIAVGPTLSDVHTPDESMELASAERFYELLIDVLKRLAA, from the coding sequence ATGGATTACAAGATCACCGGCTACGAGCCCGCCCAGCTGTTCCATTTCTTTGAGGAGGTCAGCGCGATCCCCCGTGGGTCTGGCAACGAGAAGGGCATCAGCGATTTCCTGGTTGCGTTTGCTAAGGAGCGCGGCCTCGATGTGTACCAGGACGAGGTCTACAACGTCATCATTCGCAAGCCCGCTTCTGCCGGCGCCGAGCATGCTCCGACCGTGATGCTGCAGGGTCACATCGATATGGTGTGCGACAAGTTGGGCTCCGTTGAGCACGACTTTACGACCGACGGTATCGACCTGGTCGTCAAGGACGGCGTCCTCACCGCTAACGGCACCACGCTGGGCGCCGACAACGGTATCGCCGTCGCTCTGATGCTCACTGTCCTCAACGACGATTCGATCGTTCACCCCGCCCTCGAGTGCGTATTCACCACTGACGAGGAGACTGGCCTGGTCGGCGCCGAGACGCTCGACAAGTCCCAGATTAGCGCCCGCACCATGATTAACCTTGACTCCGAGGAAGAGGGCGTTGCCACCGTCAGCTGCGCCGGCGGCGTCGTCGTTACCTACAACTGCCCGATCGCGCGCGAGCACAAGACCGGTAGCACCCTCACGCTCGACATCTCCGGCCTGCTGGGCGGTCACTCCGGCAGCGATATCAACCTGGAGCGCGGCAACGGCAACCTCATCATGGCCCGCATCATCGACCGCCTGATGGTTGCCGGCGAGCCCGCCATCGTCAGCTTTAACGGCGGCACTAAGGACAATGCCATCAACCGTGAGTGCAAGGCTGTTCTGGTCTACGCCGACCACGCTGCCGCCGAGGCCGCGGCCCAGATTGCAAAGGGCATCATCGCCGACGTCACTGCCGAGCTCGAGGTCTTCGACCCCGGCTTTACCTGCACCGTCGAGATTGCCGACGACGCCGAGGTCGAGGCCATGGACCAGAAGTCCGCGCTTGCCCTCATCCGCGCCCTGCGTCTTGCCCCTAACGGCGTGATTCGCCGCAACGTCGCTACCGACGGCTCCGTCGAGGTTTCCTCCAACATCGGTGTGGTTGCCACTTCTGACGACGAGGTCAAGATTATGCTGTCCCCGCGCTCCTCGATCACCTCGCTGCAGAACGAGTTCAAGGACCGTCTGCAGACGCTGGCCGATGTCCTGGGCTTCGACGCCAAGTTTGAGTTCGAGTATCCCGGCTGGAGCTATGCCGAGCATTCGCCGGTCCGCGACGTCTTTGTCGAGAGCTATCGCGAGCTCTTTGGCTCCGAGCTGCGCATCGAGTCCATCCACGCCGGCCTTGAGTGCGGCCTGTTCGCCGAGGCCCTGCACGGCCTGGACGCCATCGCCGTGGGCCCGACGCTCTCCGATGTCCATACCCCGGACGAGAGCATGGAGCTCGCTTCTGCCGAGCGCTTCTACGAGCTGCTCATCGACGTCCTCAAGCGCCTTGCCGCGTAA
- a CDS encoding type II toxin-antitoxin system VapC family toxin, with protein sequence MSADGILKLLIDTNVWMDYFSGRSDRTADVARLFEIADVSEQIALFASSLSVKDVSYLVSAAIKRECRRKNGSLSDNAIAAADETAWACVRQMRELALIAPVGADEVFDSFVFKYHHNDFEDDLMLGVANRIDADYVVTEDKNLIKHTNGVCINVDQALRLVEGSNVPSAQPV encoded by the coding sequence ATGAGTGCAGACGGCATTCTCAAGTTGCTTATCGACACCAACGTATGGATGGATTACTTTTCTGGAAGGTCGGACCGGACAGCGGATGTCGCCCGTCTATTCGAGATTGCCGATGTCTCGGAGCAGATTGCCCTGTTTGCCTCGTCTCTTTCGGTCAAAGATGTCTCGTATCTTGTCTCGGCGGCGATTAAGAGGGAGTGCCGAAGGAAGAATGGTTCGCTGAGCGATAACGCCATTGCGGCGGCGGACGAAACGGCCTGGGCATGCGTTCGGCAGATGCGCGAGCTCGCCCTCATCGCGCCGGTCGGTGCAGACGAGGTCTTCGACTCCTTTGTGTTCAAGTATCATCACAACGACTTCGAGGACGACCTGATGCTGGGCGTCGCCAATCGCATTGATGCCGATTACGTCGTGACGGAGGACAAAAACCTCATTAAACATACCAATGGCGTATGCATAAACGTTGATCAAGCTTTGAGGTTGGTTGAAGGGTCCAACGTCCCTTCGGCGCAGCCCGTCTAA
- a CDS encoding type II toxin-antitoxin system RelB/DinJ family antitoxin, whose product MPTSMLDTRPVQMNVRIDRQLKEAGDAVLTHIGMTPSQAVRTLWEYLVVNGRMPSKGDAAAPVSDGVEPMESRAAQGSHIVRDSCLKYGIPIPEFSGDYDDLYEEAMAERYPEWVEL is encoded by the coding sequence ATGCCTACATCAATGCTCGATACGCGGCCAGTTCAGATGAACGTGCGTATAGATCGCCAGCTCAAAGAGGCAGGAGACGCCGTCCTGACCCATATTGGCATGACGCCGTCACAAGCCGTTCGGACACTTTGGGAGTATCTGGTCGTTAACGGACGCATGCCCTCGAAGGGAGACGCGGCGGCTCCGGTTTCTGACGGAGTGGAGCCCATGGAGTCAAGGGCCGCGCAAGGCAGCCATATCGTTCGCGATTCGTGCCTCAAATACGGCATTCCCATCCCTGAGTTCTCGGGTGACTACGATGACCTCTATGAGGAAGCAATGGCGGAGCGCTATCCCGAGTGGGTGGAGCTATGA
- a CDS encoding ATP-dependent Clp protease ATP-binding subunit, translated as MLDRFTDRARKVMSMAKQEALDLHSNKVGTEHLLLALAKEDEGIAAEALRSLDISYDDIMDTLKEVQTTVPEPSEETEAAKLAFTPLVISVMERSFRVARENNQTYVSTEHLLIGIVEEGNGMAMDILMRLGVSSASIKKAIEKLTAKDQDKKRPLAGAGAGRPGAGLPFFSGSDASQQKGSGTETLKQFATNLTQKARDGELDPVIGREKEVQRMMEILSRRTKNNPLILGDPGVGKTAIVEGLAQQIAAGNVPENLMNQNIWTLDLPGLVAGAKYRGEFEERLKNVIQEATEADDVILFIDEMHTIIGAGSAEGSIDASSMLKPVLARGAFQIIGATTAEEFRKYLTKDPAFERRFQTIDVEEPSVEDTVKILTALKPRYEEHHHVRYTQGAIEAAANLSNRYIQDRFLPDKAIDLIDEAGARARIAANRAPEPVREAEHRVEELKAAAQEATESDDMNKAAEITEQQKAAEIELAEAKAAWTAELDASPLTIDVSQIADIVSVTSGVPVSSLTESESRRLLQAESVLKTRIIGQDEAVEAVAKAVRRSRSPLKDPRRPGGSFIFLGPTGTGKTELAKTLAEYLFGSKDALISFDMSEFGSEFEVSKLIGSPPGYVGHDEGGQLTKAVRRHPYSVVLFDEIEKAHPDIFNILLQVLEEGRLTDSQGKTVDFRNTVIIMTSNVGAREIAQDASVGFGTTGEQGLTSSEIKGRAMGELKRLFRPELLNRIDDIVVFQKLSGENLTKIAHLLVDDLRQRLIANGMNIKLTDAAYDKIVAEGTDLTNGARPLRRAIQKLIEDPLSEELLAGEWGEGDTVLCDVADGKFVFSHGTGEIPAPRPAGALGGDTAPAAPHTGNAAPVSGGVTSGPGGMMQAGSGAL; from the coding sequence ATGTTAGACCGTTTTACCGATCGCGCGCGCAAGGTCATGTCCATGGCCAAACAAGAGGCGCTCGATCTGCACTCAAATAAGGTGGGCACCGAGCACCTGCTGCTCGCACTCGCCAAGGAGGACGAGGGCATCGCTGCCGAGGCGCTGCGCTCGCTTGATATCTCCTACGACGACATCATGGACACCCTCAAGGAGGTCCAGACCACGGTTCCCGAGCCCAGCGAGGAGACCGAGGCTGCCAAGCTTGCCTTTACGCCGCTCGTCATTAGCGTGATGGAGCGCTCCTTCCGCGTGGCGCGTGAGAACAACCAGACATATGTGTCGACCGAGCACCTGCTCATCGGCATCGTCGAAGAGGGCAACGGCATGGCCATGGATATTCTCATGCGCCTGGGTGTGTCATCTGCTTCTATCAAAAAGGCCATCGAAAAGCTTACTGCCAAGGATCAGGACAAGAAGCGTCCGCTCGCCGGAGCCGGCGCCGGTCGTCCCGGTGCGGGCCTGCCGTTCTTTAGCGGCTCGGATGCCTCCCAGCAAAAGGGGAGCGGCACCGAAACGCTCAAGCAGTTCGCCACTAACCTCACGCAAAAGGCGCGCGACGGCGAGCTCGATCCCGTGATTGGCCGCGAAAAGGAAGTCCAGCGCATGATGGAGATCCTTTCGCGCCGCACCAAGAACAACCCGCTTATCCTGGGCGATCCCGGCGTGGGCAAGACGGCCATCGTCGAGGGCCTGGCCCAGCAGATCGCTGCCGGCAATGTGCCCGAGAATCTTATGAACCAGAACATCTGGACGCTCGACCTGCCGGGTCTTGTCGCGGGCGCCAAGTATCGCGGTGAGTTTGAGGAGCGCCTCAAGAACGTGATCCAGGAGGCAACCGAAGCCGACGACGTCATCTTGTTTATCGACGAGATGCACACCATCATCGGTGCCGGTTCTGCCGAGGGTTCTATCGATGCGAGCTCTATGCTCAAGCCGGTGCTCGCGCGCGGTGCTTTCCAGATTATCGGTGCCACCACGGCCGAGGAGTTCCGCAAGTACCTCACCAAGGACCCGGCGTTTGAGCGCCGCTTCCAGACAATCGATGTCGAGGAGCCGAGTGTCGAGGACACGGTCAAAATCCTGACCGCGCTCAAGCCGCGCTACGAGGAGCACCATCACGTGCGCTATACGCAGGGTGCTATCGAGGCCGCCGCGAACCTCTCCAACCGCTACATCCAGGATCGCTTCCTGCCCGATAAGGCCATCGACCTCATCGACGAGGCCGGCGCCCGCGCCCGCATCGCCGCCAACCGCGCGCCCGAGCCGGTGCGCGAGGCCGAGCATCGCGTGGAGGAGCTTAAGGCCGCCGCGCAGGAGGCCACCGAGAGCGACGACATGAACAAGGCTGCCGAGATCACCGAGCAGCAGAAGGCCGCCGAGATTGAGCTCGCCGAGGCCAAGGCTGCCTGGACGGCCGAGCTCGACGCCAGCCCGCTCACCATCGATGTCTCCCAGATTGCCGACATCGTGTCCGTGACCTCGGGCGTGCCGGTGTCCTCGCTCACCGAGAGCGAGAGCCGCCGCCTGTTGCAGGCCGAAAGCGTGCTCAAGACGCGCATCATCGGTCAGGACGAGGCCGTCGAGGCCGTTGCCAAGGCCGTGCGCCGCAGCCGCTCGCCGCTCAAGGATCCGCGTCGCCCCGGCGGCAGCTTTATCTTCCTGGGCCCTACCGGCACGGGCAAAACCGAGCTCGCCAAGACGCTCGCCGAGTATCTCTTTGGCAGCAAGGACGCGCTCATCAGCTTCGACATGTCCGAGTTCGGTAGCGAGTTCGAGGTCTCCAAGCTCATCGGTAGCCCTCCTGGTTACGTCGGTCACGACGAGGGCGGCCAGCTTACCAAGGCCGTTCGTCGCCACCCGTATTCGGTCGTGTTGTTCGACGAGATCGAGAAAGCACATCCCGACATCTTCAACATCCTGCTGCAGGTGCTGGAGGAGGGTCGTCTGACCGATAGCCAGGGCAAGACGGTCGATTTCCGCAACACCGTGATCATCATGACGTCAAACGTGGGCGCCCGCGAGATCGCGCAGGATGCGAGCGTTGGCTTTGGCACCACCGGCGAGCAAGGCCTTACCTCGAGCGAGATTAAGGGCCGTGCGATGGGCGAGCTCAAGCGCCTGTTCCGCCCCGAGCTGCTCAACCGTATCGACGACATCGTGGTGTTCCAGAAGCTTTCGGGCGAGAACCTGACCAAGATCGCGCACCTGCTGGTGGACGACCTGCGTCAGCGCCTGATCGCCAATGGCATGAATATCAAGCTCACCGATGCGGCCTACGACAAGATCGTGGCCGAGGGCACCGACCTCACCAACGGCGCGCGTCCGCTGCGCCGCGCCATCCAAAAGCTCATCGAGGACCCGCTGTCCGAGGAGCTGCTGGCCGGCGAGTGGGGCGAGGGCGATACCGTCCTGTGCGACGTGGCCGACGGCAAGTTCGTCTTTAGCCATGGCACAGGCGAGATTCCAGCGCCGCGTCCGGCAGGTGCGCTCGGGGGCGATACCGCCCCGGCGGCACCGCACACCGGCAACGCCGCGCCCGTGAGCGGCGGCGTGACCTCAGGCCCCGGCGGCATGATGCAAGCCGGTTCCGGCGCGCTGTAG